The following are from one region of the Polyangiaceae bacterium genome:
- a CDS encoding metallophosphoesterase family protein: MKIAVISDLHLGAGDACDWFGHDERQFLRFLRFLEDNFERVVLLGDIWETLTSRSHGDWVGGLKAAREAHRGIARRFEGAKYQYVHGNHDLIAGAAEGVPDRLLIDSGDARVVFTHGHHHDLLISKARWLSELGVWLGGWIRRAGLDPLYRAFRGIERLSENNAGNDQRFRRWALDVARDYRADIIVTGHTHRAQVFEEGPRVFLNSGSCQEGRFSFSALDTARGTFGVHGYEP, encoded by the coding sequence ATGAAGATCGCAGTCATCAGTGACCTCCACCTCGGCGCAGGCGACGCTTGCGACTGGTTTGGTCACGATGAGCGCCAGTTCCTGCGCTTCTTGCGTTTCCTCGAGGATAATTTCGAGCGAGTCGTGCTCCTGGGGGATATCTGGGAGACGCTCACTTCGCGTAGCCATGGAGACTGGGTCGGCGGCCTAAAAGCAGCGAGAGAGGCGCATCGCGGCATCGCCCGGCGCTTCGAAGGGGCGAAGTACCAGTACGTCCACGGCAACCACGACCTGATCGCCGGGGCGGCTGAAGGGGTACCCGACCGCCTCCTGATCGACTCCGGCGACGCGCGCGTCGTGTTCACTCACGGGCACCACCACGACCTGTTGATCAGCAAGGCGCGCTGGTTGAGCGAGCTCGGCGTATGGCTCGGAGGTTGGATCCGCAGGGCGGGCCTAGACCCGCTCTACCGTGCGTTTCGTGGGATCGAGCGCCTGAGCGAGAACAACGCGGGCAATGACCAGCGGTTCCGCCGATGGGCGCTAGATGTGGCGCGTGATTACCGCGCGGATATTATCGTCACTGGACATACGCACCGCGCGCAGGTGTTCGAAGAAGGGCCTCGAGTATTCCTGAACAGCGGCTCCTGTCAGGAAGGGCGCTTCAGCTTTTCTGCCCTCGACACTGCGCGCGGCACGTTTGGGGTCCACGGCTACGAACCGTAG
- a CDS encoding S9 family peptidase yields the protein MIEPAEKPHFGPPLAKRDDIVDTLHGVQVADPYRWLEDEKSADTQAWMKEYANFTKAYLAKLPSRDALMTRLKDLSYIDFVGAPTHRGKHYFFARRHKEKEKTVWYWRASKTADPKVLLDPNTMSDDGSIALKLVEPSYDGKTIVYSLSKNNADQAALHIMDVVSGKEREAEVIEGAKYAYPSWSPDNKGFYYVKLPTDPKIPAAELPGYAELRYHRLGDKPEDDALIYERTNDPKRFLHGDVSRDGRWLFVYESHGWNSRDVFYKDLKKKDDQFKPLVVGIDAKFDVYAWKNKFYIQTEYKGPKGRILAVDPAKPDLEDWKEIVPEQSDAVLESFNIVGGKLSLSYLKNASTELRLHELSGKPVRTIELPGIGSSSNLKGNPDEDEAYYTFSSFTTPYTTFEVSVKSGKSKPYFELEVPVDPKNYEVKQVWYPSKDGTKISMFIVLKKDTKLDGSTPFLLSGYGGFNISETPDFEASIFAWLEKGAGYAVPNLRGGGEYGEEWHRDGMLLKKQNVFDDFIGAAEYLVKEGYTKSERLAISGGSNGGLLVGAAMTQRPDLYKAVVCGVPLLDMVRYHLFGSGKTWIEEYGSADDPEQFKALYGYSPYHHVKQGTAYPALLMLSADSDDRVDPMHARKFTAEIQWAQKSAEVPVLFRMETNAGHGGGDMVEKLVERRADTYAFLIEQLGVK from the coding sequence ATGATCGAACCCGCAGAGAAGCCCCATTTTGGTCCCCCACTAGCCAAGCGTGACGACATCGTCGACACCCTCCACGGCGTGCAGGTAGCCGACCCTTACCGCTGGCTGGAAGACGAGAAATCCGCAGACACCCAGGCCTGGATGAAGGAGTACGCGAACTTCACCAAAGCCTACCTTGCGAAGCTGCCCAGTCGCGATGCGCTCATGACGCGGCTCAAGGACCTCAGCTACATCGACTTCGTGGGCGCCCCGACCCACCGCGGGAAGCACTACTTCTTCGCGCGGCGTCACAAGGAAAAGGAAAAGACGGTCTGGTACTGGCGCGCCTCCAAGACGGCCGATCCGAAAGTGCTGCTCGACCCGAACACGATGAGCGACGACGGCAGCATCGCTCTGAAGCTGGTGGAGCCCTCCTACGACGGCAAGACGATCGTCTACTCCCTGAGCAAGAACAACGCGGATCAAGCAGCGCTCCACATCATGGACGTGGTGAGCGGCAAGGAGCGTGAGGCCGAAGTCATCGAAGGCGCGAAGTACGCTTACCCCTCCTGGAGCCCCGACAACAAAGGCTTCTACTACGTCAAGCTCCCCACGGATCCAAAGATCCCCGCGGCAGAGCTGCCAGGCTACGCGGAGCTCCGCTACCACAGGCTAGGCGACAAGCCGGAGGACGACGCGCTGATCTACGAGCGCACGAACGATCCCAAGCGCTTCCTCCACGGCGATGTGTCGCGTGACGGGCGCTGGCTGTTCGTCTACGAGAGCCACGGCTGGAACAGCCGGGACGTCTTCTACAAGGATCTCAAGAAGAAGGACGACCAGTTCAAGCCGCTGGTCGTGGGCATCGACGCGAAGTTCGATGTTTACGCATGGAAAAACAAGTTCTACATCCAGACCGAGTACAAGGGCCCGAAGGGTCGCATCCTGGCCGTTGACCCAGCGAAACCGGATCTGGAGGACTGGAAGGAGATCGTCCCGGAGCAGTCCGACGCAGTGCTCGAAAGCTTCAACATCGTCGGCGGTAAGCTCTCGCTGAGCTACCTCAAGAACGCCAGCACGGAGCTCCGCCTGCACGAGCTATCCGGAAAGCCTGTGCGCACCATCGAGCTTCCCGGCATCGGCAGCTCTTCGAATCTGAAGGGCAACCCCGACGAGGACGAGGCCTACTACACCTTCTCGTCCTTCACGACGCCCTACACCACCTTCGAAGTCAGCGTGAAGTCGGGCAAGAGCAAGCCGTACTTCGAGCTCGAGGTCCCAGTCGACCCGAAGAACTACGAGGTGAAGCAGGTCTGGTATCCGTCGAAGGACGGCACGAAGATCAGCATGTTCATCGTGTTGAAGAAGGACACGAAGCTCGATGGCTCGACGCCATTCCTGCTCTCCGGCTACGGCGGCTTCAACATCAGCGAGACACCGGACTTCGAAGCGTCCATCTTCGCGTGGCTCGAGAAAGGCGCTGGCTACGCGGTACCGAACCTGCGCGGTGGCGGCGAATACGGCGAGGAGTGGCACCGCGACGGGATGCTGCTGAAGAAGCAAAACGTGTTCGACGACTTCATCGGCGCCGCCGAGTACCTCGTCAAAGAGGGCTACACGAAGTCCGAGCGGCTAGCGATCTCCGGCGGCAGCAACGGCGGCCTCCTGGTGGGTGCGGCGATGACCCAGCGGCCGGATCTCTACAAGGCCGTGGTGTGCGGCGTGCCGCTCCTCGACATGGTGCGTTATCACCTCTTCGGCTCTGGCAAGACGTGGATCGAAGAGTACGGGTCCGCCGACGACCCTGAGCAGTTCAAAGCGCTCTACGGCTATTCCCCCTACCACCACGTCAAGCAAGGCACGGCTTACCCGGCGCTCTTGATGCTCAGCGCGGACAGCGACGACCGTGTCGATCCCATGCACGCGCGCAAGTTCACCGCGGAAATCCAGTGGGCGCAGAAGTCCGCAGAAGTCCCGGTTCTATTCCGCATGGAGACGAACGCCGGGCACGGTGGCGGCGACATGGTGGAGAAGCTGGTTGAGCGCCGGGCAGACACCTACGCCTTCTTGATCGAGCAACTAGGCGTAAAATAG
- a CDS encoding SGNH/GDSL hydrolase family protein, with translation MIQSPIVDAQITAWKKSWAAHADLHANRFIKVGDSVTASGDTLYCVPRKASLKSLEAQQPKLFAVAEYFGATQKYGGSFGHESQAAVVGWSAWNAIDGVKNHLWREQTSMSAQIALVQFGTNDIEIGALHHYADKLFDLVEQLERAGTLPVLYTIMRRADRAKAGREVPRYNAVIRGVATALQVPLVDYHAALEPLPKHGLSGDGIHPSTYQGPAGRDPCDFSEQGLKFGYNVRNWLSLQVLERLRRVQLGKYRADQVAAWSGDGSGKAPWVAPGLPLVDFQPLQAELAPSACDDESTKGVSYRVKIERAGRYRLLGFDRGLESDVEIYDEAQPDACVGRDARKLVVDLKPGSYRVELRRTSPKPKKKPDSDQKPAPLHVGAVLVVLPDA, from the coding sequence GTGATTCAGTCGCCCATTGTCGACGCACAGATTACTGCGTGGAAAAAATCCTGGGCGGCGCACGCGGACCTCCACGCCAATCGCTTCATCAAGGTCGGTGACTCAGTCACTGCGAGCGGCGACACGCTGTACTGCGTGCCGCGCAAGGCGAGCCTAAAGTCGCTGGAAGCTCAGCAGCCAAAGCTGTTCGCGGTGGCCGAGTACTTCGGTGCGACGCAAAAGTACGGCGGTTCTTTCGGCCACGAGAGCCAAGCCGCAGTCGTGGGCTGGAGTGCCTGGAACGCCATCGACGGCGTGAAGAATCATCTGTGGCGCGAACAGACCTCGATGAGCGCCCAGATCGCGCTCGTGCAGTTCGGCACCAATGACATCGAGATTGGGGCACTACACCACTACGCTGACAAGCTCTTCGATCTCGTGGAGCAGCTCGAGCGTGCCGGGACACTGCCGGTCCTGTACACGATCATGCGGCGGGCCGACCGCGCCAAGGCGGGGCGCGAGGTGCCGCGCTACAACGCAGTGATCCGTGGGGTAGCGACGGCGCTACAGGTCCCACTGGTCGACTACCACGCCGCCCTCGAACCGCTGCCCAAGCACGGCCTTTCGGGCGATGGGATTCATCCATCGACTTACCAAGGACCTGCGGGGCGAGACCCCTGCGACTTCAGCGAGCAGGGGCTGAAGTTCGGCTACAACGTGCGCAACTGGCTCTCGCTGCAGGTGCTCGAGCGTCTCCGGCGGGTGCAGCTTGGCAAGTACCGGGCGGATCAGGTCGCGGCATGGTCGGGCGACGGCAGTGGTAAGGCACCGTGGGTGGCGCCGGGGCTGCCGTTGGTCGACTTTCAGCCCCTGCAGGCAGAGCTCGCGCCCTCGGCGTGTGACGACGAGTCGACAAAAGGTGTGAGCTATCGGGTGAAGATCGAGCGCGCTGGGCGTTACCGTTTGCTTGGCTTCGACCGCGGCCTCGAGAGTGATGTCGAGATCTACGACGAGGCACAGCCCGACGCGTGCGTCGGGCGTGATGCGCGCAAGCTGGTCGTGGACCTGAAGCCTGGCAGTTACCGCGTGGAGCTGCGGCGCACCTCACCCAAACCCAAGAAAAAGCCTGATTCCGACCAGAAGCCAGCCCCGTTGCATGTGGGGGCAGTGCTTGTGGTCTTGCCAGACGCGTGA
- a CDS encoding GNAT family N-acetyltransferase gives MRGVEIRDIQASEVATAARVLARAFTTNPGMQAIFDDVNDEQRIDVLERLYLRFVESCRIGAVARCAVRDGKLLGAQLAYEPEQYPAEGDPGWMMLRGVFETGLHYVHRIVIADMFLRSRHIAEPHCYLFMLGVDPIAQGGGLGGALLRDFNQRAIGRGVDAYLETDRPAAMAIYHRDHYRILREEVFNLQGNTRTWFMLKPLSALEEDERRRAAH, from the coding sequence ATGAGGGGCGTCGAGATCCGGGACATCCAGGCGTCAGAGGTCGCAACGGCCGCGCGCGTTTTGGCGCGAGCGTTCACCACGAATCCTGGCATGCAGGCGATCTTCGATGACGTGAACGACGAGCAGCGCATCGACGTGCTCGAGCGCTTGTATCTGCGCTTCGTCGAGTCATGCCGCATCGGCGCCGTGGCGCGCTGTGCCGTGCGTGACGGCAAGCTCCTTGGCGCACAGCTCGCCTACGAACCGGAGCAGTACCCAGCCGAGGGTGATCCGGGTTGGATGATGCTGCGCGGCGTGTTCGAGACGGGGCTGCACTACGTGCATCGCATCGTGATCGCGGACATGTTCCTGCGCTCACGCCACATCGCCGAGCCGCATTGCTACCTCTTCATGCTGGGTGTGGACCCTATCGCCCAGGGCGGCGGCCTCGGAGGCGCGCTGCTCCGCGACTTCAACCAGCGCGCGATTGGCCGCGGCGTGGATGCCTACCTAGAGACGGATCGCCCGGCGGCGATGGCGATCTACCACCGGGACCACTACCGCATCCTGCGCGAAGAGGTGTTCAATCTGCAGGGGAACACCCGCACGTGGTTCATGCTCAAGCCGCTGAGCGCCCTGGAAGAAGACGAACGTCGGCGCGCCGCTCACTAG
- a CDS encoding protein kinase, with translation MSPSVPSILVADDVQGDVVHQYVEGEVIADKYRLERPLGAGGMGSVWHARNLALDSDVAIKVILNDQHRAQLADRLVREARASARMTHPSIVRVFDVGTTRHGDPFLVMELLKGQSLADYIIRNGRLSATRAVQLLLPIVDALDSAHARGIIHRDLKPDNIFLAENHGQLSPKVLDFGVAMDLSQADHRITQAGTLLGSPAYMSPEQARGEQALDQGTDIWSFCVMLYETLTAQTPFGDDGNYHALLRRIIEEQPTPTHQLVAGDVALWSIIERGFRKKPKDRWPSMRALGVALAEWLESHDIAQDILGQNVYSNWLSPESGERVSLVEEPPVSARISGALRRSGDHPRGRMSSATTFDETTPTADAGGVSNLGSTLRPDTLSVRPKTATRWLLPAIGGGLVIVGALAWLLWPHGNAAHETTQAASEVPAAVDHAASGHAAEEHAKQPVDQAGSSAEPSARPAPQPSASAEEASQGAAKAEKSAKASKSGTSAKPAATASKAGSKPEAKPAAQPEAKPAAKPSEPSKPKLGSDLGF, from the coding sequence GTGTCTCCCTCTGTGCCGAGCATCCTGGTTGCTGATGACGTCCAAGGCGACGTGGTGCACCAGTACGTCGAAGGCGAGGTGATCGCTGACAAGTATCGGCTGGAGCGTCCCCTGGGCGCTGGAGGGATGGGGTCTGTCTGGCACGCCCGGAACCTCGCCTTGGACTCGGACGTCGCGATCAAGGTGATCTTGAACGACCAGCACCGGGCGCAGCTCGCGGATCGTCTAGTTCGCGAGGCACGGGCCAGCGCCCGGATGACGCATCCCTCGATCGTGCGGGTGTTCGATGTCGGAACGACGCGACACGGGGACCCGTTCCTCGTGATGGAGCTTCTGAAGGGGCAGAGCCTAGCGGACTACATCATCCGCAATGGTCGCCTCTCGGCGACACGCGCTGTACAGCTCCTGCTGCCGATTGTAGACGCTCTCGACAGCGCCCACGCCCGCGGCATCATCCATCGGGACCTCAAGCCCGACAATATTTTCCTTGCGGAAAATCACGGCCAGCTCAGCCCGAAGGTGCTCGATTTCGGCGTGGCGATGGATCTGAGCCAGGCGGACCACCGCATCACCCAAGCGGGGACGCTACTGGGCAGCCCTGCCTATATGTCGCCGGAGCAAGCGCGCGGGGAGCAAGCGCTCGATCAGGGCACGGACATCTGGTCCTTCTGCGTGATGCTCTACGAGACGCTGACCGCTCAGACGCCCTTCGGAGACGACGGAAATTACCACGCGCTGCTGCGGCGTATCATCGAGGAACAACCCACGCCCACCCATCAGCTCGTCGCTGGGGATGTTGCTCTGTGGTCGATTATCGAGCGCGGGTTCAGAAAGAAGCCGAAGGACCGCTGGCCAAGCATGCGCGCGCTGGGCGTCGCGCTTGCGGAGTGGCTCGAGTCCCACGACATCGCTCAGGACATCCTCGGGCAGAACGTGTACTCCAACTGGCTATCCCCCGAATCCGGAGAACGGGTTTCCCTGGTAGAGGAGCCGCCGGTTTCCGCGAGGATATCTGGGGCGTTGCGACGTTCCGGCGACCACCCTCGCGGGCGCATGAGCAGCGCCACGACCTTCGACGAGACGACGCCTACCGCGGACGCAGGTGGGGTCTCCAACTTGGGCTCGACGCTCCGGCCCGACACCTTGAGCGTTCGCCCAAAGACCGCGACCAGATGGCTTCTGCCTGCGATCGGCGGAGGCCTGGTAATCGTCGGGGCGCTTGCTTGGTTGCTTTGGCCGCACGGCAATGCGGCCCATGAGACAACCCAGGCCGCATCTGAAGTGCCCGCGGCGGTTGATCACGCGGCGTCAGGTCACGCGGCAGAAGAGCACGCAAAGCAGCCCGTCGACCAGGCTGGCAGCTCGGCTGAACCCAGCGCGCGGCCCGCTCCGCAGCCGAGTGCTTCCGCGGAGGAAGCGTCCCAAGGCGCCGCAAAAGCCGAGAAATCAGCGAAAGCGTCCAAGTCGGGCACCAGCGCCAAGCCAGCGGCGACGGCATCAAAGGCTGGGTCAAAGCCAGAGGCAAAGCCAGCGGCGCAGCCCGAGGCAAAGCCTGCCGCTAAACCCAGTGAGCCCAGCAAGCCGAAACTCGGCAGCGATCTAGGCTTCTAG
- a CDS encoding SUMF1/EgtB/PvdO family nonheme iron enzyme — protein sequence MERLGFEISERYERKRFTWFKVERLNWQASVGQQDALQPLPDTPGDRAGCPAGMLRVRGKFLLDKQGREDTDGVQLAQNQSCKKWRTNDHGVNGLCDAFDRDDWLERKQGLENREVDVCIDRFEFPNTFGEYPLVVTTFAEGEKYCKGVNKRLCDESEWTLACEGEEGLPYPYGYTRDKAACNIDVLANGPDKDTFRPRTTGHTASGLDLAWQGKRSGESPRCVSPYGVYDLTGNVDEWTRSVRRYGYKMILKGGHWGPARQRCRPQTRGHGPHYVRYDQGFRCCTEPQ from the coding sequence TTGGAGAGGCTGGGCTTCGAAATCAGCGAGCGCTATGAACGCAAGCGCTTTACCTGGTTCAAGGTCGAGCGCTTGAACTGGCAAGCTTCCGTGGGGCAACAGGACGCGCTGCAGCCTCTGCCGGATACTCCGGGCGACCGGGCAGGCTGCCCAGCGGGGATGCTTCGGGTAAGAGGCAAATTCCTGCTCGACAAGCAGGGCCGTGAGGATACCGATGGCGTGCAGCTTGCCCAGAACCAGAGCTGCAAGAAGTGGCGCACCAACGACCACGGCGTCAACGGCTTGTGCGATGCGTTCGATCGCGATGACTGGCTCGAGCGCAAGCAAGGCCTGGAGAACCGCGAGGTTGATGTATGTATCGATCGCTTCGAGTTCCCCAACACCTTCGGGGAGTACCCACTCGTCGTCACGACTTTCGCGGAGGGAGAAAAGTACTGCAAAGGCGTGAACAAGCGCCTGTGCGACGAGAGTGAGTGGACGCTAGCGTGCGAAGGGGAAGAGGGCTTGCCGTATCCGTACGGGTACACGCGAGACAAGGCAGCCTGCAACATCGATGTGCTGGCGAACGGACCTGATAAGGACACGTTCAGGCCTCGTACCACCGGTCACACGGCGAGCGGCCTTGACCTCGCCTGGCAAGGTAAGCGCTCCGGTGAGTCCCCGCGCTGCGTGAGCCCGTACGGCGTATACGACCTCACGGGCAACGTGGACGAGTGGACCCGCAGCGTCAGGCGCTATGGCTACAAGATGATCTTGAAAGGCGGCCACTGGGGTCCAGCGCGCCAGCGCTGTCGCCCGCAGACCCGGGGCCACGGTCCACACTACGTGCGCTACGATCAAGGCTTTCGCTGCTGTACCGAGCCGCAGTAG
- a CDS encoding DEAD/DEAH box helicase yields MTFSELGLHPKLLRAVADAGYETPTPIQSASIPSCLEGRDLLGCAQTGTGKTAAFTLPLLQRVYGASGKQPKLRALVLTPTRELAAQIGDSFATYGKHLDLYHTVIFGGVGQAPQEKELKRGVDALVATPGRLLDLMEQGHLHLNDIEIFVLDEADRMLDMGFLPAVKRVVRALPKQRQTLFFSATMPPEIRELAESLLIDPVSVAVTPVSSTAERIEQRLFFVDKANKRKLLTHVLKQPGVGRTLVFSRTKHGANRIAEHLEKSGIRAAAIHGNKSQGARTRALSGFRDASIPVLVATDIAARGIDVTGVTHVINVDLPNVPETYVHRIGRTGRADAAGIAWSFCEAEERPYLIDIERLIQQHIPRDEDHPFPPSQPPPPMTELSRRGNGQSANGSRGPQQKPARPKSRRPGGGSRGPSGHPRPEGSKDRRGGGNRSNKAPQGRARAN; encoded by the coding sequence GTGACATTTTCCGAACTGGGGCTTCACCCCAAGCTACTTCGCGCCGTCGCTGACGCCGGCTACGAGACGCCGACGCCGATCCAGAGCGCATCCATTCCTTCGTGCCTCGAGGGCCGAGACCTCCTCGGCTGCGCTCAGACCGGCACCGGCAAGACCGCCGCCTTCACGCTCCCGCTGCTCCAGCGCGTCTACGGCGCTTCAGGCAAGCAGCCCAAGCTGCGAGCGCTGGTGCTCACTCCCACACGTGAGCTGGCCGCGCAGATCGGCGATAGTTTCGCGACCTATGGCAAGCACCTCGACCTCTACCACACGGTGATCTTCGGAGGGGTCGGTCAGGCGCCTCAAGAGAAGGAGCTCAAGCGAGGCGTCGACGCGCTCGTCGCGACTCCCGGGCGCTTGCTGGACTTGATGGAGCAGGGACACCTGCACCTGAACGACATCGAGATCTTCGTGCTCGACGAGGCCGACCGCATGCTGGACATGGGTTTCCTCCCGGCAGTGAAGCGCGTGGTGCGTGCGCTGCCCAAGCAACGCCAGACGCTGTTCTTCTCGGCTACGATGCCGCCTGAAATTCGTGAGCTCGCCGAGAGCTTGTTGATCGACCCGGTGAGCGTAGCGGTCACACCCGTCTCCTCCACCGCGGAGCGCATCGAACAGCGCTTGTTCTTCGTCGACAAGGCCAACAAGCGCAAGCTCTTGACCCACGTGCTCAAGCAGCCCGGCGTGGGTCGCACCTTGGTCTTCAGCCGGACGAAGCACGGAGCCAATCGCATCGCGGAACACCTTGAAAAGTCGGGCATCCGCGCCGCAGCGATTCACGGCAACAAATCACAAGGGGCGCGAACTCGCGCGCTCAGCGGCTTTCGCGACGCAAGCATCCCCGTGCTGGTCGCGACGGACATCGCTGCTCGCGGTATCGACGTGACCGGTGTAACTCATGTGATCAACGTCGACCTGCCGAACGTCCCGGAGACCTATGTGCACCGCATCGGTCGCACCGGTCGCGCTGACGCCGCTGGCATCGCCTGGTCATTCTGCGAAGCCGAAGAGCGCCCCTACCTCATCGACATCGAGCGGCTGATCCAGCAACACATCCCTCGCGATGAAGACCACCCCTTCCCCCCAAGCCAACCGCCGCCTCCGATGACGGAGCTCTCGCGACGCGGCAACGGTCAGTCTGCAAACGGTTCTCGCGGTCCGCAGCAGAAGCCAGCCCGCCCCAAGAGTCGGCGTCCGGGCGGTGGCAGTCGCGGACCTTCAGGCCACCCACGGCCGGAGGGCAGCAAGGACCGGCGCGGTGGTGGCAATCGCTCGAACAAGGCCCCTCAGGGCCGCGCCCGCGCGAACTAG
- a CDS encoding zinc-binding dehydrogenase yields the protein MRAIWIRKHGGPEVLEVRETPDPEPNAGEVRVKAHACGLNFAEISARQGLYPDAPKPPCVVGYEGAGFVDKVGPGVTDLKEGDRVVYLTRFGGHSDTVVVPHRQALPMPASMSFEEGAALPVNYLTAYHMLDRIHRTRPGEHVLIHMAAGGVGTAALQLCRHIGDVTTYGTASAGKHDYVRSHGCTHPIDYRTQDYVEEVRRLTNGRGVDLVLDALGGLDWKKGYELLKPAGMLIAFGLANTNTGGKRNLFHVAKQILRVPKFGMMKLLDENKAVAGVNVGHMWGELDLLTQEMRELLELYEQGAIKPHVDQVFPFSQAADAWGQIEYGKNKGKIVLRPD from the coding sequence ATGCGAGCAATCTGGATTCGAAAGCACGGCGGCCCGGAGGTTCTAGAAGTCCGTGAGACTCCGGACCCAGAACCGAACGCGGGCGAGGTGCGCGTCAAGGCGCACGCGTGCGGACTGAACTTCGCGGAGATTTCCGCTCGGCAAGGTCTGTATCCCGATGCTCCCAAGCCCCCCTGCGTCGTCGGCTACGAAGGCGCCGGGTTCGTCGATAAGGTCGGCCCCGGCGTAACGGATCTGAAGGAGGGCGATCGAGTCGTGTACCTAACGCGCTTCGGCGGTCACTCGGACACCGTGGTTGTCCCGCACCGTCAAGCCTTACCAATGCCTGCAAGCATGAGCTTCGAGGAGGGCGCCGCACTGCCCGTCAACTACCTCACCGCCTATCACATGCTCGATCGCATCCATCGCACGCGTCCTGGCGAACATGTGTTGATCCACATGGCCGCTGGCGGCGTAGGCACCGCAGCGTTGCAGCTGTGTCGGCACATCGGCGACGTCACGACCTACGGGACTGCTTCCGCAGGGAAGCACGACTACGTGCGGTCCCACGGATGCACGCACCCCATCGACTACCGCACACAGGACTACGTCGAAGAGGTGCGAAGGCTGACAAACGGTCGGGGCGTGGACTTGGTGCTGGATGCACTGGGCGGCCTCGACTGGAAGAAGGGGTACGAGCTGCTGAAGCCTGCGGGGATGCTCATCGCTTTTGGACTTGCGAACACCAACACCGGGGGCAAGCGCAACCTCTTCCACGTCGCAAAGCAAATCCTGCGCGTACCCAAGTTCGGCATGATGAAGCTCTTGGACGAAAACAAAGCCGTCGCTGGAGTGAACGTGGGGCATATGTGGGGCGAGCTCGACTTGCTCACTCAAGAGATGCGCGAGCTGCTCGAGCTCTACGAGCAAGGCGCCATCAAGCCGCACGTCGACCAGGTGTTCCCCTTCTCCCAGGCAGCCGACGCCTGGGGCCAAATCGAATACGGCAAGAACAAGGGCAAAATCGTCCTTCGCCCCGACTGA